Proteins from one Kwoniella shivajii chromosome 1, complete sequence genomic window:
- a CDS encoding dephospho-CoA kinase, with the protein MLVVGLTGGIASGKSTVSSLFSNRHNIPIIDADLLAREVIEPETVGYQKVIDHFGADRILQDDGYSLNRASLGEIIFNDENERKWLNNLIHPLVRKEIVKRTMKYWFKGHWCVIVDVPLLVEAGMWKFTGEICIVYINEKLQLSRLMSRSQTINAPLTQTQASSRINSQMALSQKLSYATSVLDNSGSLQDLTGQVDRLVGKWKKGQGGKSGWWWKVCWLLPPVGLTAGALVLLGRWWKGNQKERRRARGEVERNPSKEENIELRDMRRRTGSSSITDDQ; encoded by the exons ATGTTGG TCGTCGGCTTGACTGGAGGTATCGCCTCAG GCAAATCAACGGTATCAAGTCTGTTTTCAAACAGACACAACATCCCAATCATAGACGCAGATCTACTAGCTAGAGAAGTGATTGAGCCTGAGACAGTAGGATATCAAAAagtgattgatcattttggTGCAGATAGAATATTGCAAGATGACGGATATAGTTTGAATAGAGCATCGTTAGGTGAAATAatattcaatgatgaaaacGAAAGGAAGTGGTTGAATAACCTCATACACCCATTGGTAAGGAAGGAGATTGTTAAAAGGACGATGAAATATTGGTTCAAAGGTCATTGGTGTGTCATAGTGGATGTACCATTACTCGTTGAAGCGGGCATGTGGAAGTTTACAGGTGAAATTTGCATCGTTTACAT AAATGAGAAACTTCAATTATCCCGATTAATGTCCCGATCCCAAACGATCAATGCACCTTTAACCCAGACGCAAGCTAGTTCAAGGATAAATTCTCAAATGGCCTTATCACAAAAGTTATCCTATGCAACATCCGTACTAGATAACTCGGGGTCGTTACAGGATTTGACCGGCCAGGTAGATCGCTTAGTagggaaatggaaaaaggGTCAAGGTGGGAAATCAGGTTGGTGGTGGAAAGTATGTTGGTTATTACCTCCCGTAGGACTCACTGCAGGAGCATTAGTCTTGTTGGGTAGATGGTGGAAGGGGAATcaaaaagagagaagaagagcaaggGGTGAAGTGGAGAGAAACCCTtcaaaagaggaaaataTCGAATTGagagatatgagaagaagaactggaaGTAGTAGTATCACCGATGATCAGTAA
- a CDS encoding GTP-binding protein ypt2, with amino-acid sequence MAGPHYDFLIKLLLIGDSGVGKSCLLLRFCDDAWTPSFITTIGIDFKIRTIELDGKRIKLQIWDTAGQERFRTITTAYYRGAMGILLVYDVTDEKSFQNIRTWHANIDQHASPGVNKILIGNKCDWDEKRTVTIEQGRALADEFGLRFLETSAKANEGVEEAFFTLARDIKTRLIDSQPQEAAPVALGADRRGVDVNKQTNTSSGGCC; translated from the exons ATGGCAGGTCCTCATTACGATTT CTTGATCAAATTACTTCTTATTGGAGATTCCG GTGTCGGAAAATCATGTTTACTTCTTCGATTTTGTGATGACGCTTGGACCCCTTCGTTCATCACCACTATCG GTATTGATTTCAAGATCCGAACTATTGAATTAGATGGAAAGAGGATCAAATTACAGATT TGGGATACTGCTG GTCAAGAACGTTTCAGGACTATCACAACAGCTTATTACAGAGGTGCTATGGGTATCTTATTGGTGTACGATGTCACAGATGAAAAGTCATtccaaa ATATCCGAACTTGGCACGCCAATATCGATCAACATGCTTCACCCGGTGTAAACAAGATTTTGATTGGAAACAAATGTGATTGGGATGAGAAACGAACTGTCACCATTGAACAAGGCCGTGCTTTAGCCGATGAATTTGGACTAAGATTCTTGGAGACTTCAGCTAAAGCTaatgaaggtgttgaagaggCTTTCTTTACCCTTGCCAG AGATATTAAGACACGACTTATCGACTCTCAACCTCAAGAAGCTGCACCAGTAGCTCTTGGAGCTGATCGACGAGGTGTAGATGTCAACAAGCAAACTAACACATCATCTGGTGGATGTTGTTAG